In Erpetoichthys calabaricus chromosome 6, fErpCal1.3, whole genome shotgun sequence, one genomic interval encodes:
- the LOC114653130 gene encoding tigger transposable element-derived protein 4-like — MDWHAIQANQLDVSFGIEGFNATNGWPERWKQRENIQFKQQHGETQDIDESGAERWIVEVLPDIIKEYDEHDIFNADETGLYWRAIPEGTLTFKHHEAAGNKVPKDRLTLLLACNMDGSEKLPPLVIGKSKEPRCFKNVKKLSVAYEANCNAWMTSEGWLQWLKKLNNSMWSKRQQIVLLCDDCAAQSDDIRLTNIKLVFMPPNTTSLIQPIDQGIIANFKRNYQSLMLRRLMAIMDLGDNETMRAIELAHKLTLLDSLHMQKDAWSHVSTSTIVNCYRQASFVKAVEGDSTIPVPGASAAVVGNSSSVGLQLPDGMPTNDFDRFVEIDSNAATRADKTDEEICESLKASTPAANQLEEEERLDAADVDDVQTAPAMALTFANAVKSLDFIRAYLESTGCDSYKTFYALSSQIYDHRLNQAQTTITDYFRCV, encoded by the exons ATGGACTGGCATGCCATCCAGG CCAATCAGCTTGATGTTAGCTTTGGTATAGAGGGATTTAATGCTACAAATGGATGGCCAGAGCGCTGGAAGCAACGAGAAAATATCCAGTTTAAACAGCAACATGGGGAAACGCAGGACATTGATGAATCTGGTGCAGAGCGTTGGATAGTTGAAGTTCTTCCTGACATCATCAAAGAGTATGATGAACATGATATCTTCAATGCTGACGAAACTGGGCTTTATTGGCGTGCCATACCCGAGGGAACATTAACGTTTAAACACCATGAAGCTGCTGGGAATAAAGTGCCAAAAGACAGACTGACTCTGCTACTGGCCTGTAATATGGATGGATCAGAAAAGCTGCCGCCACTGGTAATAGGGAAAAGCAAAGAGCCAAGGTGCTTCAAAAACGTCAAGAAACTTTCAGTGGCATATGAGGCAAATTGCAACGCATGGATGACCAGTGAAGGTTGGCTGCAGTGGCTGAAGAAGCTGAACAATTCAATGTGGTCTAAAAGACAACAAATTGTTTTGCTGTGTGATGACTGTGCAGCACAGAGTGATGATATCAGACTGACAAACATCAAGCTCGTTTTTATGCCGCCCAACACAACAAGCTTAATTCAACCCATTGACCAAGGCATAATAGCAAATTTCAAGCGAAATTACCAATCCCTCATGCTTCGCCGTCTGATGGCTATCATGGATCTAGGTGACAATGAAACAATGAGAGCAATTGAGCTGGCCCATAAGCTGACGCTACTTGACAGTTTGCACATGCAGAAGGATGCATGGAGTCATGTCAGTACGTCAACAATTGTTAACTGCTACAGACAGGCAAGCTTTGTGAAAGCTGTGGAGGGAGATAGCACTATCCCAGTTCCGGGTGCCTCAGCAGCAGTTGTGGGCAATAGCAGCAGCGTGGGGCTACAGCTGCCTGATGGAATGCCAACTAATGATTTCGATCGTTTCGTTGAAATTGACAGTAATGCTGCAACACGTGCAGATAAAACAGACGAAGAGATATGTGAAAGCCTGAAAGCATCTACTCCAGCTGCTAATCAACTAGAAGAGGAGGAGAGACTGGACGCGGCCGACGTCGATGACGTTCAGACTGCACCTGCCATGGCACTGACATTCGCTAATGCAGTGAAGAGCTTGGATTTTATACGAGCCTACCTAGAGTCAACTGGCTGTGATTCATACAAAACGTTTTATGCACTGTCCAGCCAAATTTATGACCATCGTCTGAACCAGGCACAGACAACAATAACAGATTATTTTCGTTGCGTGTGA